In Hydrogenothermus marinus, a single window of DNA contains:
- a CDS encoding phosphate/phosphite/phosphonate ABC transporter substrate-binding protein, which produces MIKKFLSSLLFILIFASFSYGKDFYTFAVLSSESPIQEYKRYKVLVRYLSNILKKPVQLIIVKKVEKFLTLYKDRKIDIAVTCPVVFFELKEKYNAKDLAVLKINNKILETGVWIVRNDSNIKSIKDLVGKKITLGSSVCASNCVMPLYVLSKEGITYKDIPDMWSSGTDKAAILNVLAGLADAAGVKEESAKKYIDKGIKIIARTPYVPRYVISASSNLDENEIINIKNVLFSLHDKHLLKKAGIDGFVEAKEYMFEVIKDYKEILDKYPFLR; this is translated from the coding sequence ATGATAAAAAAGTTTTTGAGTAGTTTATTATTCATCTTAATATTTGCCTCTTTTTCTTACGGTAAAGATTTTTATACTTTTGCTGTTCTTTCATCTGAAAGTCCAATACAAGAGTATAAAAGATATAAAGTTCTGGTAAGGTATTTATCTAATATATTAAAAAAGCCTGTACAACTTATAATAGTAAAAAAAGTAGAAAAGTTTTTAACTCTTTATAAAGATAGAAAAATTGATATTGCAGTGACATGTCCTGTTGTTTTTTTTGAACTTAAAGAAAAGTATAATGCTAAAGATTTAGCCGTTTTAAAAATCAATAATAAAATATTAGAAACAGGCGTATGGATAGTAAGAAATGATAGCAATATAAAGAGTATTAAAGATTTAGTAGGGAAAAAAATAACTCTTGGTAGTTCTGTATGTGCAAGTAATTGTGTAATGCCTCTTTATGTTTTAAGTAAAGAAGGTATTACTTATAAAGATATTCCAGATATGTGGAGTTCGGGAACAGATAAAGCCGCTATTTTAAATGTGCTTGCTGGTCTTGCAGATGCAGCAGGAGTAAAAGAAGAAAGTGCAAAAAAATATATTGATAAAGGTATAAAAATAATAGCAAGAACCCCTTATGTGCCAAGATATGTAATCTCTGCATCTTCTAATTTAGATGAAAATGAAATAATAAATATAAAAAATGTTTTATTTTCTTTACATGATAAACATTTATTAAAAAAAGCAGGGATAGATGGTTTTGTTGAAGCTAAAGAATATATGTTTGAAGTTATAAAAGATTATAAAGAAATACTTGATAAATATCCATTTTTAAGATGA
- the soxB gene encoding thiosulfohydrolase SoxB, whose protein sequence is MNLTRRDFLELAAIAGISLTSGDALAKLNNMSPEELMSFKSVGNITLLHICDMHAHLRPLYWREPSTLVSHPKLVGKPGFLCGEAYLKYYDITPGTIRAYFDTYLDFPELAHKYGKMGGVAHMATLVKQIVAERGKDKVLFMDSGDTWQGTAIGLFTKGKAIVDAQNLLGIDIMVGHWEFTYGKERVLELVNNHLNAEFIAQNIKDSMWEELVFKPYTIREVNGVKIGIIGNAFPYTPIANPKEFVKGWTFGIQPESLQQYVDELREDKKVDLVVLLSHDGFSLDQALAKMVNGIDIIFSGHTHNPAPKPIFVNNTMIVIAGSHGKYLGRLDLDVKNGKIRKYNYKLIPIASNFIKPDPEVEKFVEKAYEPYKDKLDQVIGKTETLLYKRDTFYSTFDRLIGEAIRDRTDAEIVFTPGYRWGTTILPGQDITVDNVYEMTAITYPDVYTFEMTGEQIKMILEDIADNAFNENPLYQQGGDMSRLLGLEYEIKLGAPRGKRLRNIKVNGKDLDPKRSYVVSAWGGNLYRVGKNVRPDHPPVYEVVIDYIKKQKIIKVPYESNVKILDVKCGCPMEGGICP, encoded by the coding sequence ATGAACCTTACAAGAAGAGACTTTTTAGAACTTGCAGCTATAGCAGGTATATCTTTAACATCAGGAGATGCTTTAGCTAAGCTAAATAATATGTCTCCTGAAGAGTTAATGTCTTTCAAATCTGTTGGAAATATTACTTTACTTCATATATGTGATATGCATGCTCATTTAAGACCTTTATACTGGAGAGAACCATCAACTTTAGTTTCTCATCCTAAACTTGTAGGAAAACCTGGATTTTTATGTGGAGAAGCTTATCTCAAATATTACGATATTACTCCTGGAACAATAAGAGCTTATTTTGATACATACTTAGATTTTCCAGAACTTGCCCATAAATATGGGAAAATGGGTGGAGTTGCCCATATGGCAACACTTGTTAAACAGATAGTTGCAGAAAGAGGAAAGGATAAAGTTTTATTTATGGATTCTGGAGATACATGGCAAGGAACAGCTATAGGTTTATTCACTAAAGGAAAAGCTATAGTAGATGCTCAAAACCTACTTGGTATAGATATTATGGTAGGTCATTGGGAGTTTACTTACGGAAAAGAAAGAGTTCTTGAACTTGTAAATAATCATCTAAATGCAGAATTTATAGCTCAAAACATAAAAGACTCAATGTGGGAAGAGCTTGTATTTAAACCTTATACTATAAGAGAAGTAAACGGTGTAAAAATAGGAATAATAGGAAATGCTTTCCCATACACACCAATAGCAAATCCAAAAGAGTTTGTAAAAGGATGGACTTTTGGTATTCAACCAGAAAGTTTACAGCAATATGTAGATGAGCTTAGAGAAGATAAGAAAGTTGATCTTGTAGTTCTTTTATCTCATGATGGTTTTTCTTTAGATCAAGCTTTAGCAAAAATGGTAAATGGAATTGATATTATATTCAGTGGACATACTCATAATCCAGCTCCAAAACCAATTTTTGTAAATAACACAATGATTGTTATTGCAGGCTCACATGGTAAATATCTTGGAAGATTAGACCTTGATGTAAAAAATGGAAAAATTAGAAAATACAACTATAAGTTAATTCCTATAGCTTCTAATTTTATAAAACCTGATCCAGAAGTAGAAAAATTTGTTGAAAAAGCATATGAACCTTATAAAGACAAATTAGATCAAGTAATAGGAAAAACAGAAACTCTTTTATACAAGAGAGATACATTCTACTCAACATTTGATAGACTCATTGGAGAGGCTATAAGAGATAGAACAGATGCAGAGATAGTATTTACCCCAGGATATAGATGGGGAACAACTATTTTACCTGGCCAAGATATTACAGTTGATAATGTTTATGAAATGACAGCTATTACTTATCCAGATGTTTACACTTTTGAAATGACTGGTGAACAGATAAAAATGATTCTTGAAGATATAGCTGATAATGCATTTAATGAAAATCCACTTTATCAACAAGGTGGAGATATGAGTAGGCTTTTAGGTTTAGAATATGAGATTAAACTTGGAGCTCCAAGAGGAAAAAGACTTAGAAATATCAAAGTAAATGGTAAAGATCTTGATCCAAAAAGATCTTATGTTGTTTCAGCTTGGGGTGGAAACTTATACAGAGTAGGTAAAAATGTAAGACCAGATCATCCCCCAGTTTATGAAGTTGTAATTGACTACATTAAAAAGCAGAAAATTATAAAAGTTCCTTATGAATCTAATGTAAAAATTCTTGATGTTAAATGTGGATGTCCTATGGAAGGTGGAATATGCCCGTAA
- the soxA gene encoding sulfur oxidation c-type cytochrome SoxA has translation MRMKKFLMASAIIAASTSMAAEVISPEDWKLYQEGINPGEIFAEEVGGKLFNKPMGPEGKSCASCHTKNGEVEEKVATAAAYYPKYDKSCGKVINLEQRIQLCQAKYQKVKPFSLKSKENVALTTYLYYLAAGTPIKIDLSEPHVKEYHDYGRYVFTLKRGKRNLSCQVCHEFAVGHVLRMQPLYPLGTQTINGSKGKANASLWPAYRMTKDKVFTLQQRFLGCQKQAGQKKLPLGSKEMVALEVYIKSLANGVELKTPGLRR, from the coding sequence ATGAGAATGAAAAAATTTTTAATGGCTTCTGCTATTATTGCTGCTTCTACATCAATGGCAGCAGAAGTAATTTCACCAGAAGACTGGAAACTTTATCAAGAAGGTATTAACCCAGGAGAGATTTTTGCAGAAGAAGTAGGTGGGAAATTATTTAATAAACCTATGGGACCTGAAGGTAAATCTTGTGCTTCTTGCCATACTAAAAATGGAGAAGTAGAGGAAAAAGTGGCAACTGCAGCAGCTTATTATCCAAAATATGACAAATCTTGTGGTAAGGTTATCAATTTAGAGCAAAGAATTCAGCTTTGCCAAGCTAAGTACCAAAAAGTAAAACCTTTTTCTTTAAAAAGTAAAGAAAATGTTGCATTAACTACATATCTTTACTACTTAGCTGCTGGAACACCTATAAAAATAGATTTATCTGAACCTCATGTAAAAGAGTATCATGATTATGGAAGATATGTATTTACCTTAAAAAGAGGAAAAAGAAATCTTTCATGTCAGGTTTGTCATGAATTTGCAGTAGGCCATGTTTTAAGAATGCAACCTCTTTATCCCCTTGGAACACAAACTATAAATGGTTCAAAAGGAAAAGCAAATGCTTCTTTATGGCCAGCATATAGAATGACAAAAGATAAAGTTTTTACTCTACAACAAAGATTCTTAGGCTGCCAAAAACAAGCAGGTCAGAAAAAATTACCATTAGGTTCAAAGGAAATGGTAGCTCTTGAAGTTTATATAAAATCATTAGCTAATGGTGTAGAACTAAAAACTCCAGGACTTAGAAGATAA
- a CDS encoding thioredoxin family protein: MIRVFIMVAILTVSAFADIKWQPYEEAFKKAKEQNKLVMIYIFSPSCHYCKRMEATTFKDKKVQEIVNKYFIPVKIRKCSKIGQEVRKEYGYLGTPTFHFIESSGKKVKSIFGAWKKEDFLKILKYFYEGHYKKKSMTDYFLEE, translated from the coding sequence GTGATAAGAGTATTTATTATGGTAGCTATATTAACTGTTTCAGCTTTTGCAGATATAAAATGGCAACCTTATGAAGAAGCTTTTAAAAAAGCAAAAGAGCAAAATAAATTAGTAATGATATATATATTTTCTCCAAGTTGCCATTACTGCAAGAGAATGGAAGCTACGACTTTTAAAGATAAGAAAGTTCAAGAAATAGTTAATAAATACTTTATTCCTGTAAAAATTAGAAAATGTTCAAAAATAGGACAAGAAGTAAGAAAAGAATACGGATATTTAGGAACCCCTACTTTTCACTTTATAGAATCTTCTGGTAAAAAAGTAAAAAGTATATTTGGTGCTTGGAAAAAAGAAGATTTTTTAAAAATCCTTAAATATTTTTATGAAGGACATTATAAAAAGAAATCAATGACTGATTATTTCTTAGAAGAATAA
- a CDS encoding sigma-54-dependent transcriptional regulator, giving the protein MADILLIEDEKNIIKILQKILTEKGFNVDVVTNKIQAISKLNAKQYDIILSDYKLSDGTGIEILETFRKQDSITPFIIITAYGSINGAVEAMKKGANHYLPKPIDFNNLLKILSFYIEKKGKSIDTENFHGIVGKSQKMKELFKEISIVSKSDSTILIEGESGTGKEKVAKAIHKLSKRAEFPFIAINCSAIPVDLFENELFGHEKGAYTGASNKEIGKIELAGEGTLFLDEIGELNLVSQAKLLRVLQEKEFFRVGGSNLIPAKCRFISATNRNLEEMVEKGKFREDLFYRINVVHIRIPPLRERKEDIPLLVQHFIDKFSKIDNKEIFSIDDEAMNILLDYDWPGNVRELENAIERAVVMCQEGIIKAQHLPPRILKKKESSKKESIETTNLIELERKIIKKVLEEENWNQTRAAKKLGISRKQLRTKMKNLGLLENLSQKEQN; this is encoded by the coding sequence ATGGCAGATATTTTACTTATAGAAGATGAGAAAAACATTATAAAAATCCTGCAAAAGATATTAACAGAAAAAGGTTTTAATGTTGATGTTGTAACAAATAAAATTCAAGCTATCTCAAAATTAAATGCAAAACAGTACGATATTATTCTAAGTGATTATAAACTTTCCGATGGTACAGGAATAGAAATTTTAGAAACATTTAGGAAACAAGATAGTATTACTCCTTTTATTATTATTACTGCTTATGGTTCTATAAATGGTGCAGTTGAAGCAATGAAAAAAGGTGCAAACCATTATTTACCAAAACCTATAGATTTCAATAATCTACTAAAAATTTTATCTTTTTATATAGAAAAAAAAGGAAAAAGTATAGATACAGAAAATTTTCATGGAATTGTTGGAAAAAGTCAGAAAATGAAAGAGCTTTTTAAGGAAATCTCTATTGTTAGTAAAAGTGATTCAACTATTTTAATAGAAGGTGAAAGTGGCACAGGAAAAGAAAAAGTAGCTAAAGCTATACATAAACTTTCCAAAAGAGCAGAATTTCCTTTTATAGCTATAAATTGTAGTGCTATACCAGTTGATCTTTTTGAAAATGAGCTTTTTGGACATGAAAAAGGAGCTTATACAGGAGCTTCAAATAAAGAAATAGGTAAAATAGAACTTGCAGGAGAAGGAACTTTATTTTTAGATGAGATTGGAGAGCTTAATTTAGTTTCTCAAGCAAAACTTCTCAGAGTATTACAAGAAAAGGAGTTTTTTAGGGTTGGAGGATCTAATTTAATTCCTGCAAAATGTAGATTTATATCTGCTACAAATAGAAATTTAGAAGAAATGGTAGAAAAAGGTAAATTTAGAGAAGACTTATTTTATAGAATAAATGTAGTTCATATAAGAATACCTCCTTTAAGAGAAAGGAAGGAAGATATTCCTTTACTTGTACAACATTTTATTGATAAATTTTCCAAAATAGATAATAAAGAGATTTTCTCAATTGATGATGAAGCAATGAATATTCTTCTTGATTATGACTGGCCAGGTAATGTTAGAGAACTGGAAAATGCTATTGAAAGAGCTGTTGTTATGTGCCAAGAAGGAATAATTAAAGCTCAACATCTTCCTCCAAGAATTTTAAAGAAAAAAGAAAGTTCTAAAAAGGAATCTATAGAAACTACAAATCTTATAGAATTAGAAAGAAAAATTATCAAGAAAGTTTTAGAAGAGGAAAATTGGAATCAAACAAGAGCAGCAAAAAAATTAGGAATATCAAGAAAACAACTTAGAACAAAAATGAAAAATTTAGGTCTTTTAGAAAATCTGTCCCAAAAAGAACAAAACTAA
- the soxY gene encoding thiosulfate oxidation carrier protein SoxY, producing the protein MNRRKFLKGVAISGVLVAISPKILPNSVARAENKPKKKSFEEAVKEVLGVDASKLEASSDIKLIAPSIAENGAVVPVKVQVNLPIEQVKSIHIFATKNTDPHTLSMFLSPANGKAYLSTRIRLAKTMPVVAVAVLKDGRTIKAEKPIKVTIGGCG; encoded by the coding sequence ATGAACAGGAGAAAATTTTTAAAAGGTGTTGCTATCTCAGGAGTATTAGTTGCTATATCTCCTAAAATTTTACCAAATTCTGTTGCAAGAGCAGAAAATAAACCAAAGAAAAAATCTTTTGAAGAGGCAGTTAAAGAAGTTTTAGGAGTAGATGCATCTAAACTTGAAGCATCTTCAGATATTAAACTTATAGCTCCTTCTATTGCAGAAAATGGGGCAGTAGTTCCTGTTAAAGTACAAGTAAATCTTCCAATAGAACAGGTTAAATCAATTCATATTTTTGCAACTAAAAATACAGACCCTCATACATTAAGCATGTTTTTAAGTCCTGCAAATGGTAAAGCTTATCTCTCAACAAGAATAAGACTTGCTAAAACTATGCCAGTAGTAGCAGTAGCTGTTTTAAAAGATGGAAGAACTATTAAAGCTGAAAAACCTATAAAAGTAACAATTGGTGGTTGTGGTTAA
- a CDS encoding DUF302 domain-containing protein, translating to MPVKILNIFSIFLISMFLSSCGIEYISMSEHDPWDDEDNVKIKKVSTKEKHIKEKKLPESAKEEAEEIVELPDIYEISCELSLEEADLLLKSALEERNFKIIKVSHVTRGMKEQGRTDFWEDMNIYMVCRLSDGYFVLKHNPWLVGMCPLRIYTYRNKENKLVIGFFRPSLAMKWMGNPDLKAIKILKLYDKQLKEAVDTVCSK from the coding sequence ATGCCCGTAAAGATTTTAAATATTTTTTCTATCTTTTTAATAAGCATGTTTTTATCATCCTGTGGAATTGAGTATATATCTATGTCAGAACATGATCCATGGGATGATGAAGATAATGTAAAAATCAAAAAAGTTTCTACTAAAGAAAAACATATAAAAGAAAAAAAGCTACCAGAATCTGCAAAAGAGGAAGCTGAAGAGATAGTAGAACTTCCAGATATATATGAAATTAGTTGTGAATTATCACTTGAAGAAGCTGATTTATTACTAAAATCTGCCCTGGAAGAAAGAAATTTCAAAATTATTAAAGTGTCTCATGTCACAAGAGGAATGAAAGAACAAGGAAGAACAGATTTTTGGGAAGATATGAATATCTATATGGTTTGCAGACTTTCTGATGGTTATTTTGTGCTAAAGCATAATCCATGGCTTGTAGGAATGTGTCCTTTAAGAATCTATACATATAGAAATAAAGAAAATAAGCTTGTGATTGGATTTTTTAGACCATCTTTAGCAATGAAATGGATGGGAAATCCAGATTTAAAAGCAATAAAAATATTAAAACTTTATGATAAACAGCTAAAAGAAGCTGTTGATACAGTTTGTAGTAAATAA
- the soxX gene encoding sulfur oxidation c-type cytochrome SoxX, with protein MLKDVNPPPRLYAIPENCKLDNPKFIAKKAKEGKKIFNNKKLANCVACHNAPGSINAGDIGPDLTGYMNGLFKAKDLRGQKKTIDWIYQRIADYRVQVPKEMRDPKSPKFVPYYNIMTVNLTTRALNYDQVCALTAFLMTLK; from the coding sequence ATGTTAAAAGATGTTAATCCACCTCCAAGATTATATGCAATACCTGAGAACTGTAAACTAGACAATCCTAAATTTATAGCAAAGAAAGCAAAAGAAGGAAAAAAGATATTTAATAACAAAAAATTAGCAAACTGTGTAGCTTGTCATAATGCACCTGGTTCAATAAATGCTGGGGATATAGGGCCTGATTTAACTGGATATATGAATGGTTTATTTAAAGCTAAAGATTTAAGAGGACAGAAAAAGACTATAGATTGGATATATCAAAGAATAGCAGATTATAGGGTTCAAGTTCCTAAGGAAATGAGAGATCCAAAATCACCAAAATTTGTACCTTATTACAACATAATGACAGTAAACCTTACAACAAGAGCATTAAATTACGATCAAGTTTGTGCATTAACTGCATTTTTAATGACATTAAAATAA
- the soxZ gene encoding thiosulfate oxidation carrier complex protein SoxZ: MPRVAMIRVSPRRYKKGDIVKVKSIIMHPMHTGLTKDKKTGKIIPADYINKVEVYYGDEKITTFDLKGSVSANPFLEFYIKADKKAPLKMVWKDITGDVTEKTIQIKPKG, encoded by the coding sequence ATGCCAAGAGTAGCAATGATTAGAGTATCACCAAGAAGGTATAAAAAAGGAGATATTGTAAAAGTTAAATCAATTATAATGCATCCAATGCATACAGGTCTAACAAAAGATAAAAAAACAGGGAAAATTATTCCTGCAGATTATATAAACAAAGTTGAAGTTTATTATGGTGATGAAAAAATAACTACTTTTGATTTAAAAGGTTCTGTTAGTGCAAATCCTTTCTTGGAATTTTATATAAAAGCAGACAAAAAAGCTCCTTTAAAAATGGTATGGAAAGATATTACTGGAGATGTAACTGAAAAGACTATCCAAATAAAACCTAAAGGGTAG
- a CDS encoding DsrE family protein codes for MKTLKILIIFPLIFLFSISYAKEKKLATFEVSEETYPTIKVVYDWNLSSPEDVNQALNYISNHIKAYTQYAPFSELKIVVVSHGPEAVIFAKQNKDKFKQILERIKSFHDAYGVKFYVCNNILKFMGFKREDIQPFAIITPAGVAKLAALQEEGYRLVPAVVHNLKAIKEKYGKK; via the coding sequence ATGAAAACCTTAAAAATATTAATAATTTTTCCTTTGATCTTTTTATTTTCTATATCCTATGCAAAAGAAAAAAAGTTAGCTACATTTGAAGTTTCAGAAGAAACATATCCAACAATAAAAGTTGTATATGATTGGAATTTATCGTCACCAGAAGATGTTAATCAAGCCTTAAACTATATATCAAACCATATTAAAGCATATACTCAATATGCTCCTTTTTCAGAACTTAAAATTGTTGTAGTAAGTCATGGTCCAGAAGCTGTTATATTTGCAAAACAAAATAAAGATAAGTTTAAGCAGATTTTAGAAAGAATAAAATCTTTTCATGATGCTTATGGAGTTAAGTTTTATGTATGTAATAATATTTTAAAATTTATGGGTTTTAAAAGAGAAGATATACAACCATTTGCTATTATAACACCTGCAGGTGTTGCAAAACTTGCCGCTTTACAAGAAGAAGGATATAGACTTGTTCCTGCTGTTGTTCATAATTTAAAAGCGATAAAAGAAAAATACGGAAAAAAATAG
- a CDS encoding porin, with the protein MKKVVASALVGLGAAALFNAPSANAAPTFYFGDGKKLTIFQMVQVWNVYTLKNDPFNKDIDARNDIYIRRGRIGVKGKLRKDISFKVWFAYDNLGKNEASASTGTANANSAHENREFYIWDALWTWHLDPEWANISIGYFRPQVGRESITTAFKVISFQKALTNFDVRKHIVGRGPGRETGINIGGLALNKQLNYNFGIFDTNSTKIVKDIGGKSDKVGDGKKWSPLFAVRVAWSFRDPEHKKYKMGYTQTYYGKRNGVTVGLNYTYQGETDVFKSNSLRGVDLLANFGPVDFVAEYDWLYRKLQTGESGTDTVWSVKAGYNIKLANGQIVRPSVMASKEDIDKEDPNNAKESLTGPAIKQEVYEISLNWLINKDKFKLNLSYDWGKKKDKDFSYIGVGFQFIY; encoded by the coding sequence ATGAAAAAAGTTGTAGCATCAGCATTAGTAGGTCTTGGAGCAGCAGCATTATTTAATGCTCCATCAGCAAATGCAGCACCAACATTTTATTTTGGAGATGGAAAAAAATTAACGATTTTCCAGATGGTACAGGTATGGAATGTTTATACTCTAAAAAATGATCCTTTTAACAAGGATATAGATGCAAGAAATGATATTTATATCAGAAGAGGTAGAATTGGTGTAAAAGGTAAATTAAGAAAAGATATCTCTTTCAAAGTATGGTTTGCGTATGATAATCTTGGTAAAAATGAGGCATCTGCATCTACCGGAACAGCGAATGCCAATTCTGCCCATGAAAATAGAGAGTTTTATATATGGGATGCTCTTTGGACATGGCATTTAGATCCAGAGTGGGCTAATATTTCTATTGGATATTTCAGACCTCAAGTTGGTAGAGAAAGTATTACTACTGCATTTAAGGTAATATCTTTCCAAAAAGCTTTAACAAACTTTGATGTAAGAAAGCATATAGTAGGTAGAGGTCCTGGTAGAGAAACAGGTATTAATATTGGTGGATTAGCATTAAATAAACAGCTAAATTATAATTTTGGTATTTTTGATACTAATAGTACAAAAATAGTTAAGGATATAGGTGGAAAATCTGATAAAGTTGGTGATGGTAAAAAATGGTCTCCTCTGTTTGCAGTAAGAGTTGCTTGGTCATTTAGAGATCCTGAGCATAAAAAATATAAAATGGGTTATACACAAACTTATTATGGAAAAAGAAATGGTGTAACAGTAGGATTAAACTATACTTATCAAGGAGAAACAGATGTATTTAAATCAAATAGTTTAAGAGGTGTTGATCTTCTTGCAAACTTTGGTCCTGTAGACTTTGTTGCTGAATATGATTGGTTATATAGAAAGCTTCAAACTGGAGAAAGTGGTACAGATACTGTTTGGTCTGTAAAAGCAGGATATAACATAAAATTAGCTAATGGACAGATTGTAAGACCTTCTGTAATGGCTTCTAAAGAAGATATTGATAAAGAAGATCCTAATAATGCCAAAGAAAGTCTCACTGGACCAGCTATTAAACAAGAAGTTTATGAAATAAGTTTAAACTGGTTAATTAACAAAGATAAATTCAAATTAAACTTATCTTATGACTGGGGTAAGAAAAAAGATAAAGACTTTTCTTATATTGGTGTAGGATTCCAGTTTATCTATTAA